One segment of Pantoea sp. Lij88 DNA contains the following:
- a CDS encoding GNAT family N-acetyltransferase, producing MDSLQIADQQWQRDAFTVSTDRQRLDLAWIHIQLAEKSYWAKGQPLAKTVRAIAGSLPFGLYHQQEQIGFARLITDYTRFGWLCDVMIDENWRGHGLGSWLATCVREHPELQTVHRWMLSTQDAHQVYQRLGWRVVQHPDTLMEFPPS from the coding sequence ATGGACTCATTACAGATTGCTGACCAGCAGTGGCAGCGCGATGCGTTCACCGTCTCTACCGATCGCCAGCGGCTCGACCTGGCCTGGATCCACATCCAGCTGGCGGAGAAGTCCTACTGGGCCAAAGGCCAGCCGCTGGCCAAAACCGTACGTGCGATTGCCGGTTCACTGCCGTTTGGCCTTTATCATCAGCAGGAACAGATTGGCTTTGCCCGACTGATCACTGACTACACCCGCTTCGGCTGGCTGTGCGACGTGATGATTGATGAAAACTGGCGCGGTCACGGGCTGGGTAGCTGGCTGGCGACCTGTGTCCGCGAACACCCCGAACTGCAGACGGTGCATCGCTGGATGCTCTCAACCCAGGATGCCCATCAGGTCTATCAGCGGCTCGGCTGGCGTGTGGTGCAGCACCCCGACACGCTGATGGAATTCCCCCCCTCCTGA
- a CDS encoding M20 aminoacylase family protein: MEHLVALRRDLHAHPELGFQELRTSDIVANFLQELGIEVHRGIGKTGVVGILKKGSSERMIGLRADMDALPMQDQSGTDWQSRAEQVSHACGHDGHMVMLLGAAEQLARDVSFDGSVCFIFQPAEEGLAGAKAMIDDGLFSRFPCEAVYAIHNWPELPLGQVQTRPGAIMAAADRFDIRVVGGGGHAAQPHLTSDTLLATSELVVQLNTLVSRALDPCETALLTVTRMQGGFSHNMIPAEANITGTVRTFSPAAQDTIETRLRQMAEHITAAHGLRAEVNYQRYYPATINSAAEAQFCLEALTQAGIPAEAAPKPALTSEDFAFMLQARPGAYLWLGSAPCKPLHHAAYDFNDALIPHGVNVFVTLIRQALAEKFPC; the protein is encoded by the coding sequence ATGGAACATTTAGTGGCACTGCGCCGCGACCTGCATGCGCATCCCGAACTGGGCTTTCAGGAGCTGCGCACCAGCGACATCGTGGCGAATTTCCTGCAGGAGCTGGGCATTGAGGTGCATCGCGGTATCGGTAAAACCGGCGTGGTCGGGATACTGAAGAAGGGCAGCAGTGAACGCATGATTGGCCTGCGCGCCGACATGGATGCGCTGCCAATGCAGGATCAAAGCGGCACCGACTGGCAAAGCCGGGCAGAGCAGGTGAGCCATGCCTGCGGCCACGACGGCCACATGGTGATGCTGCTGGGGGCCGCCGAACAACTGGCGCGCGATGTCAGCTTTGACGGCAGTGTCTGCTTTATCTTCCAGCCCGCCGAAGAGGGGCTGGCAGGCGCAAAAGCCATGATCGATGACGGCCTCTTCAGCCGCTTCCCCTGCGAAGCCGTCTACGCCATTCATAACTGGCCGGAACTGCCGCTCGGCCAGGTTCAGACCCGGCCGGGTGCCATCATGGCGGCGGCCGACCGCTTTGATATCCGGGTGGTGGGCGGGGGCGGCCACGCCGCACAACCGCACCTGACCAGCGATACGCTGCTGGCGACCAGTGAGCTGGTGGTGCAGCTGAACACCCTGGTCTCTCGCGCCCTGGATCCGTGCGAAACGGCGCTGCTCACCGTCACCCGGATGCAGGGCGGCTTTTCGCACAACATGATCCCGGCAGAGGCAAACATCACCGGCACGGTGCGTACCTTCAGCCCGGCGGCACAGGATACGATCGAAACGCGGCTGCGTCAGATGGCGGAGCACATCACCGCCGCCCATGGCCTGCGCGCAGAAGTGAACTATCAGCGGTACTACCCGGCGACGATTAACAGCGCGGCGGAAGCGCAGTTTTGCCTTGAGGCGCTGACGCAGGCGGGCATCCCGGCGGAGGCCGCGCCCAAGCCCGCGCTCACCTCGGAAGATTTTGCTTTTATGCTGCAGGCGCGCCCCGGTGCCTACCTGTGGCTGGGATCGGCTCCCTGTAAGCCGCTGCACCATGCTGCTTACGACTTCAACGATGCGCTGATCCCGCATGGCGTTAATGTTTTTGTCACACTGATTCGTCAGGCGCTGGCAGAGAAATTTCCCTGCTGA
- a CDS encoding Lrp/AsnC family transcriptional regulator produces MNGLMKLDRIDINILVQLQKDGRISNVNLADAVGLSPSPCLQRVKRLEQAGFITGYEAHINLTRITDSVTVFTEVTLSGHRREDFMKFESAMRDVDELMECHLITGGYDYLLRFITRSIEHYQEVIEKMLDAQIGIDKYFSYIVIKSPIMKSSVPLRSLIGKHNSVEFGA; encoded by the coding sequence ATGAACGGCTTAATGAAACTCGACCGCATCGACATCAACATCCTGGTGCAACTCCAGAAAGATGGCCGTATCAGCAACGTTAACCTCGCCGACGCCGTAGGCCTCTCGCCCAGTCCCTGTCTGCAACGGGTCAAACGTCTGGAGCAGGCCGGGTTTATCACCGGTTACGAAGCGCACATTAATCTCACCCGCATTACCGATTCGGTGACCGTCTTTACCGAAGTCACCCTGTCCGGCCATCGCCGCGAAGACTTTATGAAATTCGAAAGTGCGATGCGCGACGTCGATGAGCTGATGGAGTGCCATCTGATTACCGGCGGCTATGACTATCTGCTGCGCTTCATTACCCGCAGCATTGAACATTATCAGGAAGTGATTGAGAAGATGCTCGATGCGCAGATCGGCATCGATAAGTACTTCAGCTACATCGTGATTAAATCCCCAATCATGAAAAGCAGCGTGCCGTTGCGATCGCTGATCGGCAAGCATAATTCGGTCGAGTTCGGCGCATAA
- the gabT gene encoding 4-aminobutyrate--2-oxoglutarate transaminase, which yields MQNVMAEQQAYSDNSLLLDAREQNVPRGVVTAHPLVIERARGSEVWDVEGNRYLDFVGGIGVLNVGHNHPAVVNAVTRQLGLVSHACFQVVAYPGYIELAQRLNKLVGGDEAYKSVFFTSGAEAVENAVKIARSHTQRPGIIAFDGAFHGRTLLGVTLTGMSAPYKQNFGPFPGDIYRLPFPNPLHGITEADCLKAMDQLFAVQILPERVAAIIIEPVQGDGGFLPAGPAFMQALRRITSQHGILLICDEVQSGFGRTGTMFAFQQLGIKPDLITLAKSLGGGLPISGVVGRAEIMDAPTPGGLGGTYGGNALGCAAALAVLDLFEHENLLQRSCQLGEQLNARLRQLADKYACIGDVRGVGFMQAVEILDFETGRPDAALTQKILDSACQEGLLLIKCGLHRNTIRFLAPLVTTDSQLEEAMHIFDIALARATGRLG from the coding sequence ATGCAGAATGTCATGGCAGAGCAGCAAGCATATTCCGATAACAGCCTGTTACTGGATGCACGCGAGCAGAATGTGCCGCGCGGTGTCGTTACCGCCCATCCGCTGGTGATCGAACGCGCCAGAGGCAGTGAAGTATGGGACGTAGAGGGCAATCGCTATCTCGACTTTGTCGGCGGTATCGGCGTGCTGAATGTCGGTCACAATCACCCGGCGGTCGTCAATGCGGTGACCCGCCAGCTCGGTCTGGTGTCTCACGCCTGTTTTCAGGTGGTGGCCTATCCGGGCTATATCGAGCTGGCGCAGCGGCTGAACAAACTGGTCGGTGGCGATGAGGCGTATAAGAGCGTCTTCTTCACCAGCGGCGCCGAAGCGGTGGAAAATGCGGTGAAAATTGCCCGCTCACACACTCAGCGCCCCGGTATCATCGCGTTTGATGGCGCGTTTCATGGCCGTACCCTGCTGGGTGTCACACTGACCGGCATGTCCGCGCCTTACAAACAGAACTTTGGTCCGTTCCCTGGCGACATCTACCGTCTGCCATTCCCGAACCCGCTGCACGGCATTACCGAAGCGGACTGTCTGAAGGCGATGGATCAGCTGTTCGCGGTGCAGATCCTGCCGGAGCGTGTGGCGGCGATTATCATTGAGCCGGTGCAGGGCGACGGCGGCTTCCTGCCCGCCGGGCCAGCCTTTATGCAGGCGCTGCGTCGCATCACCAGCCAGCACGGTATTCTGCTGATCTGCGATGAAGTGCAGTCCGGCTTCGGGCGCACCGGCACGATGTTCGCCTTCCAGCAGCTGGGGATCAAACCGGATTTAATCACCCTGGCGAAAAGCCTGGGCGGTGGTCTGCCGATTTCCGGCGTGGTGGGACGTGCAGAGATCATGGATGCGCCAACACCGGGCGGATTAGGCGGCACCTACGGCGGCAACGCGCTGGGCTGTGCGGCGGCGCTGGCGGTACTGGATCTGTTTGAGCATGAGAACCTGCTGCAGCGCTCCTGCCAGCTCGGCGAGCAGCTCAATGCCCGTCTGCGACAGCTGGCGGATAAATATGCCTGCATCGGTGACGTGCGCGGCGTGGGCTTTATGCAGGCGGTGGAAATCCTCGACTTCGAAACCGGTCGTCCCGATGCGGCGCTGACCCAGAAGATCCTCGACAGCGCCTGTCAGGAAGGATTGCTGCTGATCAAATGCGGCCTGCATCGCAACACCATCCGTTTCCTGGCGCCACTGGTGACCACCGACTCGCAGCTGGAAGAGGCGATGCATATCTTCGATATTGCGCTGGCGCGCGCGACTGGGCGGCTGGGTTAA
- a CDS encoding glyoxylate/hydroxypyruvate reductase A, whose protein sequence is MHIVYKSEPERGRIWQRWLAEQAPDIQLHIWPETGDPAQVEALVAWQPPADIPALFPRLKLLFSVGAGADQFDFTALPPDLPVIRMIEPGLTQGMVEYVTFAVLGLHRDMPRYFNQQRQQQWLAHAALPAAQRRVGVMGLGELGQAALAQLVALGFDCAGWSRTPREIPGVRCWHGADQLADFLAHSDILVCLLPLTDTTQGLLNKTLFSQLPQGAALVQAGRGQQLNHDDLLQALESGQLRAAVIDVTDPEPLPAGHPFWHHPAIWLTPHIASQTQNESAIAALLENLRRYQRGEPLQGVIDRSRGY, encoded by the coding sequence ATGCATATCGTTTATAAATCGGAGCCGGAACGTGGCCGGATCTGGCAGCGCTGGCTGGCGGAACAGGCGCCTGACATTCAGCTGCATATCTGGCCCGAAACCGGTGATCCGGCACAGGTTGAGGCGCTGGTCGCCTGGCAGCCCCCCGCTGACATTCCGGCGCTGTTTCCCCGGCTGAAACTGCTGTTCTCGGTGGGAGCCGGAGCCGATCAGTTTGATTTCACTGCGTTGCCGCCCGACCTGCCGGTGATCAGAATGATCGAGCCAGGCCTGACCCAGGGCATGGTGGAATATGTCACCTTCGCGGTGCTCGGCCTGCATCGCGACATGCCGCGCTATTTCAATCAGCAGCGCCAGCAGCAGTGGCTGGCCCACGCCGCCTTACCGGCCGCGCAGCGTCGGGTGGGCGTGATGGGCCTGGGCGAACTGGGGCAGGCCGCGTTAGCGCAGTTGGTCGCGCTGGGCTTTGACTGCGCAGGCTGGAGCCGCACACCGCGCGAGATCCCTGGCGTGCGCTGCTGGCACGGCGCGGATCAACTTGCTGACTTCCTGGCGCACAGCGACATTCTGGTCTGCCTGCTGCCGCTGACTGACACCACACAGGGGTTGCTGAATAAGACGCTGTTCAGCCAGTTGCCGCAGGGCGCGGCGCTGGTGCAGGCCGGACGCGGTCAGCAGCTCAATCATGACGATCTGCTGCAGGCGCTGGAAAGCGGTCAGCTCCGCGCCGCAGTGATTGACGTCACTGACCCGGAGCCGTTACCGGCGGGTCATCCGTTCTGGCACCATCCCGCCATCTGGCTGACACCGCACATCGCCAGCCAGACGCAGAATGAGAGCGCCATCGCGGCACTGCTGGAAAACCTGCGGCGCTACCAGCGTGGCGAGCCGCTACAGGGTGTGATTGACCGTTCGCGAGGATATTAA
- a CDS encoding ABC transporter ATP-binding protein, with protein MNVTPHTAMPVISVDKLRVTAQTDRGEEIDLVSDIHFTVQKGEVLALIGESGSGKTTIAMALMGYARSGCRIAEGNIHVAGTDVNSLTPGQLRAFRGNKVAYIAQSAAASFNPGMKILDQVIEPVVIHGTLTRKAAKEKAIGLFRELALPNPETIGDRFPHQVSGGQLQRLMTAMALIGDPDVVILDEPTTALDVTTQVEVLKAFRRVVVQRGVTAIYVSHDLAVVAQMADRILVLLRGKMAEYGSTENLIGAPKAEYTRLLMDAARQKERPSNWCPAAADIHPLLEVRDLSAGYGPRGNDGHPKVRILEEINLKLWKGQAIGIIGESGSGKTTLAHAIAGLNAPSHGHILFNGHYIAGDMQKRPDNELRRIQYVFQMADTALNPAHSVERILSRPLTLFHGLSGAARQQRLYQLLDLVKLPRSVLWRRPWALSGGQKQRVNLARALAAEPDLILCDEVTSALDTVVAAAVLDLISELRRELGLSVIFISHDMHAVRAVCDEIVVMKSGRIVTQLARSDYDKPTSELYFERLKRAVPELRQGWLDEHEEILKAE; from the coding sequence ATGAACGTGACACCACATACCGCCATGCCGGTGATTTCGGTAGATAAACTGCGTGTTACCGCGCAGACCGATCGCGGCGAAGAGATCGACCTGGTTTCCGACATTCACTTTACGGTGCAGAAAGGCGAGGTGCTGGCGCTGATTGGCGAATCCGGCTCCGGTAAAACCACCATCGCCATGGCGCTGATGGGCTATGCCCGCAGCGGCTGTCGCATCGCCGAAGGTAACATTCACGTTGCCGGCACCGACGTTAACAGTCTGACGCCGGGCCAGCTGCGCGCGTTTCGCGGCAACAAAGTTGCCTATATCGCTCAGAGCGCGGCGGCATCCTTTAATCCGGGGATGAAGATCCTCGACCAGGTGATTGAGCCGGTCGTTATCCACGGCACCCTGACCCGTAAAGCGGCGAAAGAGAAGGCGATTGGCCTGTTCCGCGAACTGGCGCTGCCAAACCCCGAGACTATTGGCGACCGTTTCCCGCACCAGGTGTCGGGCGGTCAGCTGCAGCGTCTGATGACGGCGATGGCGCTGATTGGCGATCCTGACGTCGTGATCCTTGATGAACCGACCACCGCGCTGGATGTCACCACCCAGGTCGAAGTGCTGAAAGCGTTTCGCCGCGTGGTCGTGCAGCGTGGCGTCACCGCGATTTACGTCAGCCACGATCTGGCCGTAGTCGCGCAGATGGCTGACCGGATTCTGGTACTGCTGCGCGGCAAAATGGCGGAGTATGGCAGCACCGAAAATCTGATTGGTGCGCCAAAGGCGGAGTACACCCGTTTACTGATGGACGCCGCGCGGCAGAAAGAGCGGCCCAGCAACTGGTGTCCGGCCGCCGCCGATATTCATCCGCTGCTGGAGGTGCGCGACCTCAGCGCAGGTTATGGCCCACGCGGTAATGACGGCCATCCAAAAGTGCGCATTCTGGAGGAGATCAACCTCAAGCTCTGGAAAGGACAGGCGATTGGTATTATCGGTGAATCAGGCTCGGGTAAAACCACCCTGGCGCACGCCATTGCCGGACTCAACGCCCCCAGTCACGGCCACATCCTGTTTAACGGCCACTACATTGCAGGCGATATGCAGAAACGCCCTGACAACGAGCTGCGCCGCATTCAGTATGTGTTCCAGATGGCGGATACTGCACTGAATCCGGCCCACAGCGTTGAACGCATCCTGTCGCGACCGCTGACGCTGTTTCACGGCCTGAGCGGCGCGGCGCGCCAGCAGCGACTTTATCAGCTGCTGGATCTGGTAAAGCTGCCGCGCAGCGTGCTGTGGCGGCGTCCCTGGGCGCTTTCCGGCGGGCAGAAGCAGCGCGTCAATCTGGCGCGTGCGCTGGCGGCTGAACCGGACCTGATCCTGTGTGATGAAGTGACCTCGGCGCTGGATACCGTGGTCGCCGCCGCCGTCCTCGACTTAATCAGCGAACTGCGGCGCGAGCTGGGGCTCTCGGTGATCTTCATCAGCCACGACATGCATGCGGTACGGGCGGTGTGCGACGAAATTGTGGTGATGAAGAGCGGTCGTATCGTGACTCAGCTGGCACGCAGTGATTATGACAAGCCGACCAGCGAGCTCTATTTCGAGCGCCTGAAACGTGCGGTGCCGGAGCTGCGTCAGGGCTGGCTGGATGAGCATGAAGAGATTTTAAAAGCAGAGTGA
- a CDS encoding GNAT family N-acetyltransferase, with product MSLTIRAMTPDDLDQCFTLTQALKWPHRREDWALALQLGEGTVIEEQGKLIGSAVLWRWGDSAATLGLIIVDNQQQGRGLGKQLMLAQLEKLPDCNVRLHATEMGKGLYEKLGFVSCGEIRQHQTRAVTTLPDVVIPAGLQLRPATRLDHATLVTLDQQANGMLRPALIEHLLRDCQTVILEDAQQQIQGFASLRRFGHGWAIGPVIAADFPAAQALVASLMQSLQGQFLRIDTDGALPMAAWLESLGIPQVDAPTTMVRGTPWTPQGMQAFGLMTQAMA from the coding sequence ATGAGCCTGACTATACGCGCAATGACGCCCGACGATCTCGACCAATGTTTCACCTTAACGCAGGCGCTGAAATGGCCCCACCGACGCGAAGACTGGGCGCTGGCGCTGCAACTGGGCGAGGGCACGGTGATTGAAGAGCAGGGTAAGCTGATTGGCAGCGCAGTACTCTGGCGCTGGGGCGACAGTGCCGCCACGCTGGGACTGATTATTGTTGATAACCAGCAGCAGGGGCGCGGCCTGGGCAAACAGCTGATGCTGGCGCAGCTGGAAAAACTGCCTGACTGTAATGTGCGTCTGCACGCGACCGAAATGGGCAAAGGCCTGTATGAAAAGCTCGGTTTTGTCAGCTGCGGTGAAATCCGTCAGCACCAGACCCGTGCAGTGACCACACTGCCTGACGTGGTGATCCCGGCGGGACTGCAGCTGCGACCCGCGACCCGGCTCGATCACGCCACGCTGGTGACGCTGGATCAGCAGGCAAATGGCATGCTTCGTCCGGCGCTGATTGAGCATTTACTGCGCGACTGCCAGACAGTGATTTTAGAGGATGCGCAGCAGCAGATTCAGGGCTTCGCCAGCCTGCGCCGCTTTGGTCACGGCTGGGCGATTGGCCCGGTAATAGCCGCGGATTTCCCGGCCGCTCAGGCGCTGGTCGCCTCACTGATGCAATCGCTGCAGGGGCAGTTCCTGCGCATTGATACCGACGGTGCGCTGCCAATGGCCGCCTGGCTGGAGAGTCTGGGCATTCCTCAGGTCGATGCGCCCACCACGATGGTGCGCGGCACGCCCTGGACGCCGCAGGGGATGCAGGCGTTTGGGCTGATGACTCAGGCGATGGCCTGA
- a CDS encoding FAD-binding oxidoreductase — MPAPIRYVQDSANFPDSADVVVIGAGIAGAAATWELAKQGLKVVLIEKGLVGAEQSSRNWGWCRQQNRDERELPLIIYALQRWGELNDETGEELGFRRSGLVYATQEESDIAAWDKWIQMAKGYGVNSSILTAEQAKAMTPGSTTQWRGGLSAPTDGHAEPRLAAPGLVAGALKKGALLFQQCAVRGLDIAAGRVSGVWTERGLIKTSRVICAAGAWTSMFCRRHGIDLPLGNVIGTAFRTQPIEQAIAMPLYTPGFACRPQMDGSYTVSVSGRGRLEPGAQGLRYARQFYPTFKSRRKNLTLNLGLSPFFNGPEAMGKWAFDRESPFERMRILDPAADAKIVEEGLAAMRREYPALANLKLAQSWGGMIDSTPDAIPVISTVAKLPGLVLSAGYSAHGFGIGPGAGRLAADLATEATPIVDPTPYRYSRLVDGSGLETPGMM, encoded by the coding sequence ATGCCTGCACCGATTCGTTATGTACAGGACAGTGCGAATTTCCCCGATTCCGCCGATGTGGTGGTGATTGGCGCCGGTATTGCCGGTGCCGCAGCCACCTGGGAGCTGGCGAAGCAGGGACTGAAGGTTGTGCTGATTGAAAAAGGCCTGGTAGGGGCGGAACAGTCGAGCCGCAACTGGGGCTGGTGTCGCCAGCAGAATCGTGATGAGCGTGAGCTGCCGCTGATTATCTATGCGCTGCAACGCTGGGGTGAACTGAACGACGAAACCGGCGAAGAGCTGGGATTCCGCCGCAGCGGGCTGGTCTACGCCACGCAGGAAGAGTCGGACATCGCGGCCTGGGATAAGTGGATCCAGATGGCAAAAGGCTATGGCGTAAACAGTTCGATTCTTACGGCGGAACAGGCCAAAGCGATGACGCCCGGCAGCACCACCCAATGGCGGGGCGGCCTCTCAGCACCCACCGACGGCCACGCCGAGCCACGCCTCGCTGCGCCTGGCCTGGTGGCGGGTGCGCTGAAAAAAGGTGCGCTGCTGTTTCAGCAGTGCGCGGTGCGCGGGCTGGATATCGCCGCAGGTCGGGTCAGCGGCGTCTGGACCGAACGCGGTCTGATCAAAACCAGCCGGGTTATCTGCGCCGCTGGCGCCTGGACCTCGATGTTCTGCCGTCGTCACGGCATCGACCTGCCGCTGGGCAATGTGATTGGCACCGCCTTCCGCACGCAGCCCATCGAGCAGGCGATCGCCATGCCGCTTTACACGCCGGGCTTTGCCTGTCGGCCACAAATGGACGGCAGCTACACCGTCTCCGTCTCAGGGCGCGGGCGTCTGGAGCCGGGCGCGCAGGGGCTGCGCTATGCCCGCCAGTTCTATCCGACCTTTAAAAGCCGCCGCAAGAATCTCACCCTGAATCTCGGCCTGTCGCCATTCTTCAACGGCCCGGAAGCGATGGGGAAATGGGCATTTGACCGCGAGTCACCGTTTGAGCGTATGCGTATTCTCGATCCGGCAGCAGATGCAAAAATCGTGGAAGAGGGCCTGGCGGCGATGCGGCGTGAATACCCGGCGCTGGCGAATCTTAAGCTGGCGCAGTCGTGGGGCGGCATGATTGACAGCACCCCGGATGCGATTCCGGTCATCTCTACCGTGGCCAAACTGCCGGGGCTGGTGCTCTCGGCGGGTTACAGCGCCCACGGGTTCGGTATCGGACCCGGAGCCGGACGACTGGCCGCCGACCTGGCGACTGAGGCTACACCGATCGTTGATCCGACCCCTTACCGCTACAGCCGTCTGGTTGACGGCAGCGGACTTGAAACGCCAGGCATGATGTAA
- a CDS encoding hydantoinase/oxoprolinase family protein — MRYRVGVDIGGSFTDFVVLDQQTNQIHTLKVLSRPDKPGSEIVTGLAQFQQHQGIDPAEIGYFTHGTTVGINAVIQRRGVRLALFATEGFCDVLELARLKIPHIHDLFSRRAAPLITRDRVFAIRERSDAQGNVLLAPDRQSVLDAIAQARAAGCQGIVVSLLHSYRNRHNEAAVKAIIDEVAPELLTSCSADIWPIIREYERTITATINAYVQPMVIHYLESFEQALQRLGVKPPPRITKSNGGVMGVDQAKRECVQMVLSGTASGVIGASYLASACGFDKILSLDIGGTSADVAVIIDGKVAQGNGEIIGDFPIFIPSVAVTSVGQGGGSLAWIDGQGVLQMGPDSAGSLPGPVCFQRGGTQPTATDAFAACGMMGHGALGYNAVTVDVAAACAAWQPLADALDISVEETAETAIQLAISSMYSDTSGLLSRFGLDPREFWFLAFGGAGPMMGCFLARELNMKGVIVPPTPGVLSALGGLVADIRNDFIRTLYGDLTPALADTLATEAEALRQRACGWLVQEHGSDMPYNLQFSADMRYRGQSFEIDVPLEENWLTQADFTALHDAFDRQHQQLFGHCDPQAPVQLINLRLVIASPTPKPVINPLAPATEPVPVLKQTRAWIDGGWHQVDLVLRSVLRAGHQLIGPVIIAQDDCTTCVPPGMGVTVDSFGNLLITASEA; from the coding sequence ATGCGATACCGCGTTGGCGTGGATATTGGCGGATCCTTTACCGATTTCGTCGTGCTCGATCAGCAAACGAACCAGATCCACACCCTGAAAGTCCTGTCGCGTCCGGACAAGCCCGGCAGCGAAATCGTGACCGGGCTGGCGCAGTTTCAGCAGCATCAGGGTATCGATCCCGCTGAGATTGGCTACTTCACCCACGGCACCACGGTAGGGATTAACGCGGTGATCCAGCGGCGCGGCGTGCGGCTGGCCCTGTTCGCTACCGAAGGCTTCTGCGATGTGCTGGAGCTGGCCCGGCTGAAAATCCCCCATATTCATGATCTTTTCTCGCGGCGCGCAGCCCCCCTGATTACCCGCGACAGAGTGTTTGCCATCCGCGAACGCAGTGACGCACAGGGCAACGTGCTGCTCGCGCCTGATCGCCAGAGCGTGCTCGACGCCATTGCACAGGCGCGCGCCGCAGGCTGTCAGGGCATTGTGGTGTCGCTGCTGCACAGTTATCGCAACCGGCACAATGAAGCCGCGGTGAAAGCGATTATTGATGAGGTGGCGCCTGAACTGCTGACCTCCTGCTCCGCCGACATCTGGCCAATCATCCGCGAATATGAACGCACCATCACCGCCACCATCAACGCCTACGTGCAGCCGATGGTCATTCACTATCTGGAATCCTTTGAGCAGGCGCTGCAACGGCTCGGCGTGAAGCCCCCGCCGCGCATCACCAAATCCAATGGCGGGGTGATGGGTGTTGACCAGGCGAAACGCGAATGCGTGCAGATGGTGCTCTCCGGCACCGCCTCCGGGGTGATTGGGGCCAGCTATCTCGCCAGCGCCTGCGGTTTTGACAAAATCCTCAGCCTGGATATCGGCGGCACCAGCGCCGACGTGGCGGTGATCATCGACGGCAAAGTGGCGCAGGGCAACGGCGAAATCATCGGGGATTTTCCGATCTTTATTCCTTCTGTCGCCGTCACCTCGGTGGGTCAGGGCGGCGGGTCGCTGGCGTGGATCGACGGGCAGGGCGTCTTGCAGATGGGGCCGGATAGTGCCGGTTCGCTGCCAGGGCCGGTCTGCTTCCAGCGCGGCGGCACGCAGCCGACCGCCACCGATGCCTTTGCCGCCTGCGGCATGATGGGCCACGGTGCGCTGGGTTATAACGCGGTCACAGTGGATGTCGCCGCGGCCTGTGCGGCCTGGCAGCCACTGGCCGATGCGCTCGATATTTCGGTAGAGGAGACCGCCGAGACCGCTATCCAGCTGGCGATCTCCAGTATGTACAGCGACACCAGCGGTCTGCTGTCGCGTTTTGGACTCGATCCGCGTGAATTCTGGTTCCTTGCCTTCGGCGGCGCGGGTCCGATGATGGGTTGTTTTCTCGCCCGCGAACTGAATATGAAAGGGGTGATTGTACCGCCGACGCCGGGCGTGCTCTCCGCGCTGGGTGGGCTGGTGGCGGACATCCGCAATGACTTTATCCGCACGCTTTACGGCGATCTGACACCGGCGCTGGCGGACACCTTAGCCACTGAAGCCGAAGCCTTACGGCAGCGGGCCTGCGGCTGGCTGGTGCAGGAGCACGGCAGCGACATGCCTTACAACCTGCAGTTCAGCGCCGATATGCGCTATCGCGGTCAGTCGTTTGAGATCGACGTGCCGCTGGAGGAGAACTGGCTGACGCAGGCGGATTTCACTGCGCTGCATGACGCCTTTGATCGCCAGCACCAGCAGCTGTTTGGTCACTGTGACCCGCAGGCACCGGTGCAGCTGATCAACCTGCGGCTGGTTATCGCTTCACCGACGCCGAAACCGGTAATTAACCCGCTGGCACCTGCCACGGAACCGGTGCCGGTACTAAAGCAGACCAGAGCGTGGATTGATGGTGGCTGGCATCAGGTGGATTTGGTGCTGCGTTCTGTGCTGCGCGCCGGACATCAGCTCATCGGCCCGGTCATCATCGCCCAGGATGACTGCACCACCTGCGTACCGCCCGGCATGGGCGTCACGGTTGATTCATTCGGTAATCTGCTGATCACGGCGAGCGAGGCATAA